In Candidatus Limnocylindrales bacterium, the sequence CCGGTGTCTTAGGATTTTTAATCAGCCTGACCAGAATGTTATAGTTATTTACCCATTCTTTCCTGGCAGCTATAGCCCTCAAAACATCTTCGGAGACTTCCCGCATCCCGGCGATGACTTCAATTTCGGATTCGGTAATTTTGGGATTTTCTAATACCGTCAAAGCAACATCCCGGTCGGTATCCCGGATTAAAATTCTCCGTTCGGCTATCCCTCCTTTCCGCGCCAGTTGGATGCGCTGTCCCACATTCATTTTCTTGATTTGATCCTGAAGAGAAAGGTTTTCCTCTTCTCTTTCCTCAACGGGTTCTTCTACTTCAGCCGTTTTTTTTTGATCTGCCTGTTGATCCTGGAGAAATTTCAGAATCTCTTGTTCGGGGACTAAAGCGGGTAACCGTCGCATAACGAAAGCGACCAGTTCCGGAGTTAACCGAAGAGTTCGAGGATCTAGAGAGTCTGCATTTTTGGAAATAACCTGTAAAATCTGCTTGTTTGCTTCAGCCAGTCGTTCCAATTGCTTGATAATCTGCTCGTTGATCCGCTTCATGAAATCAGATACGATATTAAAATTTATCTCCAAAAGTTGTCCCACACAATCGGAAAGGGTAGGTTCAGATGGAATTTGTTTGATAGAGTCGGCTACTGAGGCTTCTCCAACTTTTTGCGAGGCCGTTTCCACCGACTTTTCAGCTCCCACTCTTTTAAGCAAATCTCTGGCCAGTTGTTCCCGGAGGGGAGCCGGCGTGGCCGGATTCTGAGCGATCAGCTTCATCAGATTGACCTGACTGCTTCCGAAGATTTTAACAAATCGCTCCAGTAACTCAGGTCGGACATTGGGGTCTGCAGCAATAGCCTCGATAATCGATCCCGGCAGCAGTTTTGCAATATGCTCCAGGGTAGTGGCTGAAACAGATGGATTTTTAAGAAGGGCCTGCTGAACGGCGGTACTGGTTTCAAAAATCCGGCTGAGGTAATCTAAGAACTGTGCATCAATCTCCGGGTCCTCTGCAATCATTACCACCTCGTGTTCTGGAAGGGCACTTAAAAGCATCCGGACCATTTCCCTGAACTCCCTATCAGGTCCCATGGCTAATTGGATTAGCACTTTCAAAGTCACTCCGAGATTTGCAGCCAGATCGTTGAGAGGGTTAGAAACCTTCATTTTGTTTTTATGTTCTTGGGATTGCATGGACATGGGATACGTTTTCTTTTACCCTATTCCAGAACGTTGGAAGCAGGCTTGTTTTTAACAGCTCCCGATAACGAAGTGATTCTAGGAAGCGTCACACCCGTAACTACTTCACCTCTCTTACCCAGAGGAGGTAACTTTTGATTATCTAGCTTAAGCTCTAATCCCCCCGCATTACCTGCACTGATGGCAAATTTTTCTCTGGCATACCAGGTCCTTGTCGTAGGGGGTTCTAAAATTCCTTCAAATACCTTTTCGTTGTCTGCATAGATGCGTACCCAGGCTTTTTCGATAAAGGTGATTTCCAGGCTGTGTTCTTTACCTTCACTGGTCGGAGATTTTTCTGTCGGGGTCATATTTACATTCTTTTCACCGGCAGCCGTAGGGGAACCAACTGCTCCGGCAGAATTACCGACCATATTGAGATAAGTACCTGTACCCTTTTCATTGTTTTGGGTATTCAGGGAGGCATTTTTTTCTCGGCTATTCTCATCGGTAGTTTGAGCAGAACTACCCGTCGGCCTGGCATCCTTAAAAGAAGGAGTCGTACCGGCTTGAAGGCTTTCCATAGAGGTATTCCTCGAAGAGGCTCTTATAGAGTCATGGGATCTGGCCAAGACAGCCTCTTCTTTAAGGGGAGCTTCATTTTTTTGGGACAGTTGGGTTTGTTGAGAGGATGAAGAGGGGTTTGGAGGACTACCCAACGCTAATTCTAATATGGAATGATCGGCCTCAGGTTGGTTTTTGACAGTCAGATCTTGATTTTTGCCGGGTAGTTCGTGTTTCTTAAACCCTTCTCTTATGAGGGACCGCTTGGAGTTAAAAAGAGAAAAAAAAGGAATAGATCCCTTTACCTGAAACGAATAACCCAGAATTAAGATTAGCAAGGGAACTAATACTGCTATAAATATCGAGAAAGCTTTGGTGCCTTTTTTTGAGGAAGGAGAGGTCTGAAGGAAAGGAGGCTGTGGATCTTTGGATAAGGAGTTTACAAATTGATCAAAGTTAAACACCGTCTCCTCGGGATTCAAACCGATAAACTTTGCGTAGGATTTCAGAAAACCTCGGACAAAAGTTGCAGCCGGAAGAGATTTTAGATCATCCTCTTCAATAGCTTTCAAATAACGTAAATTCACCTTTGTATAATCGGCAACCTCCTCCAGCGTAATCCCTCTCAATTCTCGTTCTTCTTTTAAAAGTTTTCCAAAAGATTTCATCTTTTACTGATCCCTTAACTGGATGGGAGGTTTATCTGGATGTTATACAGATCGTTTAGATCTCCCTGTTAGCTTTTACCATCCGTATCTTTGTTAAGGTACTCTTTGTTGAGAAGGTAAAAACCTAAGGCATTCAGGCCTAATATTTGAGAGTATCCTACTTACATCTTGAGAATCTGTCAAATAAATTTTTCGCTTGGCAACGGTTTTTATGAAAGTTTAGACCCTTAAAAATAAAGAATGCATAGTTGACATCATAATTCAGGGACAAGGATTTCACTTGACCTGATAGAGGCGTTAGCCTATAATATACCCTTAGCTGGTATCAGTAAGCCTTTAGAAGATCGGAGGGATCTATGAAAGAAGAAGAGTTATTAAGTTTTGACTTACAACAAAAACTCCTGCATATTGCCTGGGAAACTCTATCGATTTATCTCATTCATAAAAAAGTGCCGGAGATCGTGGTTACAGAGCCAGAATTACAGATGAAAAAAGGGGTTTTTGTGACTCTTAAAAAAGGGGATCTCTTGCGTGGATGTATAGGTGATATCGATGGAAAGCGTAGTTTATGGCAATCGGCTCAGGAAATAGTTATTGCCGCCGCTACAAGGGATCCCAGATTTCCTCCGCTGACTGAAGAGGAACTAAAGGATATTCATATAGAAATTTCCGTGTTATCTCCGTTTGAAAAAATTTCAGATCCGACCTGCATTCGAATAGGCCAACATGGGATTCTCGTCAAAAAAAGTCCTTTTAGTGGATTACTTCTTCCACAAGTCGCCGTGGAACAGGGATGGGATACTCTGACTTTCTTAGAACATGCTTGTAAAAAAGCCTGGTTGCCAGGAGATGCCTGGAAGGATCCTGAAACGGAAATTTATGTCTTTACCGCTCAGGTTTTTGGTGCAAAACCAACTTTGGATAGTCGATATTCCCTTTCACATTCTACTTCAGAATGATCGATATTCATTCCCACATTTTACCTAATTTAGATGATGGAGCTAAAAACATAGAACAGGCCCTCCAACTGTGTCGAATGGCGGAGCGGGATGGGGTTAAGACCATGGTGGCAACTCCTCATATGCTGGATGGTCAATTCTCCTTCGGTCCTGAAACCATCCTTCTGAGATTTGCCGAATTGACCAGTTTTTTAAAGAAGGCCAAAATAAATTTAGAAATTTTACCCGGTGCGGAGATTCATATCACCCCGAATCTGGCGCAAAAAATCATCCACCGGGAAGTGTTAACGCTTAACCATACAGGTCGATATATTCTTCTGGAACTACCTTTTCAAAGAATCCCTCCCCAAACAAAAGAAGTAATCTTTGATCTTCTGCTTAATCGGATAACTCCTATTATTGTCCATCCTGAAAGAATTGCCGAAGTTCAAGAAGATCCCAACACATTGTACGATTTTATTTCTCTAGGCGCTTTATCTCAGATAACGGCTTCCAGTCTTACCGGCAGGTTTGGATCGAAGGCGAAAAAATGTGCCATCCGCCTGATTGAACAGAACCTGACCCATATAATTGCCTCCGATACCCATTCCCCCGATTTAAGACCTCCTGGACTGACCGAAGCAGTTAAAATAGTGGGTAAAATAATCGGCCAGGAAGCAGCCTGGAATATGGTGAGCCTATTTCCAGAGAAAATCCTGAAGGGAGAGCCCTTGGATCATTTACCTGAACCTACCCGAAGTAAATCAAGTTCTTTTTGGTTTTTTCGTTGAATAAACCAGAGAATCCTTAAACCCTCCTGGATCATAGAAAAATCTTATATCAAAGGTTCTGGCTAAATAGAAATTTTCTATTTGCCTTATAGAGGGTTTTACTATTAGGTTAAATACAGGAAGATCTTAAATCTAGGATTTTTACCTTCAGGATGTCCCCTTAAAGGATTCAAAAGGTAGAGGGGTTAACCGGCTAGGGGATACCTTAAAGGAATTATGAGCAAGAAAGACCGATGGGAATTGACAAAAACCGTTGAGTGCGGGGGTTGAGCTGCGAAATTAAGCCCAACGGTGTTGGGCCACGCACTGGCAGGACTAAGCAGACCGGCCGATGAAAATCTTCTGGTGGGTATTGAAACAGCCGATGATGCAGGGGTCTATAAATTGACCTCAGATCTGGCTTTGGTTCAGACGGTGGATTTTATTACGCCCATCGTAGACGACCCCTATCTTTTTGGCCAGATTGCCGCAGCCAATTCCATCAGCGATATCTATGCCATGGGTGGAAGGCCCCTGACGGTCATGAATATTTTATGCTTCCCGGTTTATAAACTGGATTCTAAAGCCTTAGACCTGATTTTAGAAGGTGGTCAGGATAAAGCCATGGAGGCCGGTGCAGTGCTTGTGGGAGGTCATACGGTCGACGATGATCAACTGAAATATGGGATGTCGGTGACCGGGATTGTGCACCCTGAAAAGGTTCTACGCAACTCTACGGCAAAATTAGGAGATAAGCTTATTTTGACAAAGCCTCTAGGAACCGGGATTATTTCCACTGCAATTAAGAAACGGAAGGCTTCTTTACAGGCCGAAGAGGAAATCTGCCGCAGTATGACCCAACTTAATAAAATCGCTGCAGAAGAGATGCAAAACTTCACCGTTCATGCCTGTACCGATATCACCGGTTTCGGTCTTATAGGCCACGGTTGGGAGATGGCTAAAGGGAGCGGCCTGGGCCTGAAAATTCGGGCTTCCCAGGTTCCTATCTTCGAAGAAGCCCTTCCCCTTGCTAAAAAAGGCATACTAACCCGTGGGGATAGAACCAATCGGGAATATGTTCAAGGTAACTATACCATCGATGAATCCATCTCAAAGGAAGTGGTTCACGTTCTGTTTGATCCCCAGACCTCCGGAGGTCTTCTGATTTCCATCTCTCCAGACCAGGCCGATGCGCTTCTGAAAAAGCTCTGGGAGCGTGGAATTACCGCTGCCCGAATTATCGGAGAGGTTATCCATGAAGCCGGACGGATTGTAGTAGTCCCATAGACATAAAGGGCAGTAAACGTCCAGGGATAGTTAATAAAGAGACGGTAAGCTGCCCCTTATCTTCTCACTCCCTCCCATACCATTCCATAAAAAAAGTACCGCCGGGTTCTTTCCTCATAGATATCGAAAAAAGATTTTCCCTCCTTTTTCAATTGAGAGATGTGGGGAAAAATTTTTTCCAACTCGTGGTAGGTAAAAATTCTACGTTTCCAGGCCCTGAGAAACACCTCAAAATGTTGACTCAAGTCTTGGAGCACCTGGGGATTCGCAAGGGAGTGATAAAACAAATACAGGCGATTTCCTGGATTCAACCTTTCGGAGGCTTGAAAAATCAACTTTCGCAAAAGCTCTGCCCCATCAAAACCTCCCTGGTAGGCTATAGAAAAAGTACCCGGGTTGGAAACCGGTTTTTGGGGTAAATTACTCAAGATTACATCAATGGACTCCGTTTTTGGAATGCTTTGTAAAAGATCTCCCTGGAAAAACAGAACGTCTGCCCGGTTTAACTTTACATTCTCCCGGGCATATTTTAAGCACTTTTCATCTATATCCGTAGCCAGAACTCTTCTGGCCCCTAATCGATAACATAAGATGGATAAAAAACCGGTTCCACATCCTACCTCGCAAACCACCTGACCCTGGATCTTTTCTCGATCCTGGATCAAAACCCTGGCAATGGAAAAAGTTGCATGGTCGGCCCCTAACCCCAGCCGATCATCTCCCTGCTCCAGAATAGGTTCCAGACTCTCCAAAATGATTTCCCGCGGTCTCGGTCCTCCATAAACGAGGGAACTTTCCACAAAATCAGTGTGCTGGACGGCTCCTTCTGTATGGATATTTAACGATAACGTGCTCTGAAGGGTTTTTAAATAAACTGAAAAATCCCTCATCTGATCCTTTTAAAATAATACCCCAGGCGGTCCCTGCTTTATACCACATTTCAATACCGACCTGGTATAATATAATACCCCAAGGATAGCCTCCTGGCAATTATGCAGTATTTTCATAATGAAGTGGTGTGGTATGACCTTTTAGGGTAAAATTGAAATAAAGAGTTGATATATGATTTTATCAATGTACTTTATGTTTAAGCAGTCTTCTTTAAGAATTACATTTTTCGAATTCAAGGGGTAAATAAACCCGAATATTAAATTTACAATACCGTAAAAGCAATCCAGATAGATAAAGGTTGCAGGCTTTCGGGTAAATTTTACGGTAATGTGAGATTTTTTACTCTGAGGATCTCTTATGAGTAATTCTTTACCCCATGTTGTTATTATTGGTGGCGGATTTGGTGGGCTTTATGCTGCTCGAGAGTTACGTCGTGCACCCGTACGAGTGACCGTAATTGACCGTCACAACCACCATCTTTTTCAGCCTTTACTATACGAGGTAGCGACGGCTGCTCTTTCTCCGGGTGAGATTGCCGAACCGATTCGCCATATTCTGCGTCGTCAGCATAATACCTGTGTACGGCTGGCAGAAGTCATCGGGATAGATGTGGCTGCACGTCGGGTAAAGCTCTCCAATCATGAGGAGATTCCTTACGATTATCTTATTGTAGCCACCGGTGCTACCCATTCTTATTTTGGTCACAACGAATGGGCTGAGATAGCGCCGGGATTAAAGACCCTTGAGGATGCCATTGAAATTCGGCGTCGCTTCTTATTGGCCTTTGAAAAAGCAGAATGGGAGTCAGACCCAAAGCGACGGCGAGCGCTTCTCACCTTCGTCATCATTGGAGGGGGCCCAACGGGTGTTGAACTTGCCGGTACTATGTCAGAGGTAGCCCGACGCATGTTGGTAAAGGATTTTAAACATCTCGATGCCGACAGTATTCGTGTGATACTCCTGGAAGGTTTACCTCGGGTACTCCCTGCATATCCAGAAAACCTGTCTGAGAGTGCCAAGAAGCAGTTGGAAAAGTTGGGGGTTGAAGTCCGGGTTAATACCAGGGTTACGGGTATCGAACCGGGTGCCGTCCTTATCGGTCAAGAGCGAATTGAAACGGAGAATATATTCTGGGCGGCCGGGGTGGCAGCTTCGCCACTTGGTGCGACTCTGGGTGTTCCCTTAGACAGAAACGGACGGGTGGAGGTAAAAGTTGATCTGTCTATTGAAAATCATCCGGAAGTGTTCGTCATTGGGGATCTTGCGGCCGTTACCGATGCCGAAGGTAAAAAGGTTCCAGGTGTTGCCCCTGCAGCTATCCAGATGGGGCGCCATGCGGCTAAAAATATTCAAGCAGATCTTAAAGGACTCCCTCGGAAACCCTTCATTTATAAAGATAGAGGTAAGCTTGCAACCATTGGCCGTGCGGCTGCCGTTGCCGATCTGGGTCGGTTTCAATTCTCGGGATTGTTTGCCTGGTTGGCCTGGCTCATTGTCCATATTTACTTTCTTATCGGTTTCGATAATCGTCTTCTTGTACTCTTCCAATGGGCCTGGGCCTACCTGGGCTTTAACCGTAGCACAAGACTGATTACCTACTACGAAACTCAGTATGAGCCCTCCCCAAAACCACAAAAAATCATTTAGGGCCTCAGGTAGACCGGATCCGGTCCCTGGCCGGAAGTAGGGGGAGGGGGTGGTCGGCTTTACCCGATATTTTTAGGACAGACCTTTGGTACCTTAAAAACTAGAAGGGAGTGAAGTTTATGGAAGCATTATCCAAAACACCTATCTTACCCCAAGATGAACTAGAAATCCTAATGCAGAAGCATGAGGGACCTTGTATCTCAATTTTTATGCCTGCTTATCGGACGGAGGTCCAGCAGAATACCATTCGATTTAAGAATATGCTTCGGAAGGCCGAGGAACTTCTTAATGCGAGGGGTTGGCGAGAATCCGAAACAAAGGAGCTGTTGGGCCCGGCCCAGGGATTATTGAAGGATAGCTATTTTTGGCAACATCAACGGGATGGCCTGGCGGTATTCTGCTCCTCGGAGCTTTTTCGTTATTACCCTCTCCCAACTCGATTTGAGGAATTGGTAGTCGTTGCAGATCGCTTTCACGTTAAACCGCTCCTTTCGTTATTTAACGGAGATGGACAATTCTATGTCCTTGCCCTCAGCCAAAAAGATGTTCGATTACTTAAGGGTTCTCGCTATAGTGTTACAGAAGTCGATTTAGAGGGAGTACCCAAGAGCCTTGCCGAGGCCCTCCAATATGATGATTACAGCAAGTTAACCCACTTTTATCCAGGTTCCCAGGGCAGGTCCAGTGGTAAGATAACTCCGCTTTCAGGCCATGGAGTTGGCGGGGATGATGATAAGCGGGAGCCCCGGGATGAAATCCGCCGTTATTTTCTCCAGATCGACGCAGGGCTCCATGATCTGCTTCGGGAAGAACGAGCACCACTGGTTTTAGCCGGGGTTGAGTATCTTCTACCCATTTATAGGGAAGTAAGTACCTATCCCCATTTGATGGAGGAAGGTATAACCGGGAATCCAGAAGGATTACATGCAGAAGAACTCCATGAACGGGCCTGGACCCTCGTCCAACCCTATTTTCAGAAGGCTTTCAACGCAGCAGCCGCCCAGTACCGACAATTTGCAGGTACCCCACGCGCTTCCCATGATATTCATGTGATTCTCCCGGCCGCTTATTACGGTCGAGTCGACTTTCTGTTTGTTGCCACAAATGTCCAGCAATGGGGTACCTTTGATCCGAATACCCATACCGTTCAGTTACACTCTAATCCGGAACCCGGCGATGAAGATCTATTGGATTTAGCAGCCGTTCAAACCTTCCTGCACGGAGGAAGGGTATATGCCGTCTCCCGGGAAGAGATCCCCGATGACCACCATCATGGACCCCTGGCTGCCGTATTTCGCTATTAAAGGATTTAAGTCGGACATAGCTCGAAAGGCCGGTCGCCCAGGATCTGGAGAGCCGGCCTTTCGAGCT encodes:
- a CDS encoding RodZ domain-containing protein codes for the protein MKSFGKLLKEERELRGITLEEVADYTKVNLRYLKAIEEDDLKSLPAATFVRGFLKSYAKFIGLNPEETVFNFDQFVNSLSKDPQPPFLQTSPSSKKGTKAFSIFIAVLVPLLILILGYSFQVKGSIPFFSLFNSKRSLIREGFKKHELPGKNQDLTVKNQPEADHSILELALGSPPNPSSSSQQTQLSQKNEAPLKEEAVLARSHDSIRASSRNTSMESLQAGTTPSFKDARPTGSSAQTTDENSREKNASLNTQNNEKGTGTYLNMVGNSAGAVGSPTAAGEKNVNMTPTEKSPTSEGKEHSLEITFIEKAWVRIYADNEKVFEGILEPPTTRTWYAREKFAISAGNAGGLELKLDNQKLPPLGKRGEVVTGVTLPRITSLSGAVKNKPASNVLE
- the amrA gene encoding AmmeMemoRadiSam system protein A, translated to MKEEELLSFDLQQKLLHIAWETLSIYLIHKKVPEIVVTEPELQMKKGVFVTLKKGDLLRGCIGDIDGKRSLWQSAQEIVIAAATRDPRFPPLTEEELKDIHIEISVLSPFEKISDPTCIRIGQHGILVKKSPFSGLLLPQVAVEQGWDTLTFLEHACKKAWLPGDAWKDPETEIYVFTAQVFGAKPTLDSRYSLSHSTSE
- a CDS encoding CpsB/CapC family capsule biosynthesis tyrosine phosphatase, translating into MIDIHSHILPNLDDGAKNIEQALQLCRMAERDGVKTMVATPHMLDGQFSFGPETILLRFAELTSFLKKAKINLEILPGAEIHITPNLAQKIIHREVLTLNHTGRYILLELPFQRIPPQTKEVIFDLLLNRITPIIVHPERIAEVQEDPNTLYDFISLGALSQITASSLTGRFGSKAKKCAIRLIEQNLTHIIASDTHSPDLRPPGLTEAVKIVGKIIGQEAAWNMVSLFPEKILKGEPLDHLPEPTRSKSSSFWFFR
- the selD gene encoding selenide, water dikinase SelD, translating into MSKKDRWELTKTVECGGUAAKLSPTVLGHALAGLSRPADENLLVGIETADDAGVYKLTSDLALVQTVDFITPIVDDPYLFGQIAAANSISDIYAMGGRPLTVMNILCFPVYKLDSKALDLILEGGQDKAMEAGAVLVGGHTVDDDQLKYGMSVTGIVHPEKVLRNSTAKLGDKLILTKPLGTGIISTAIKKRKASLQAEEEICRSMTQLNKIAAEEMQNFTVHACTDITGFGLIGHGWEMAKGSGLGLKIRASQVPIFEEALPLAKKGILTRGDRTNREYVQGNYTIDESISKEVVHVLFDPQTSGGLLISISPDQADALLKKLWERGITAARIIGEVIHEAGRIVVVP
- a CDS encoding 50S ribosomal protein L11 methyltransferase, which produces MRDFSVYLKTLQSTLSLNIHTEGAVQHTDFVESSLVYGGPRPREIILESLEPILEQGDDRLGLGADHATFSIARVLIQDREKIQGQVVCEVGCGTGFLSILCYRLGARRVLATDIDEKCLKYARENVKLNRADVLFFQGDLLQSIPKTESIDVILSNLPQKPVSNPGTFSIAYQGGFDGAELLRKLIFQASERLNPGNRLYLFYHSLANPQVLQDLSQHFEVFLRAWKRRIFTYHELEKIFPHISQLKKEGKSFFDIYEERTRRYFFYGMVWEGVRR
- a CDS encoding NAD(P)/FAD-dependent oxidoreductase, yielding MSNSLPHVVIIGGGFGGLYAARELRRAPVRVTVIDRHNHHLFQPLLYEVATAALSPGEIAEPIRHILRRQHNTCVRLAEVIGIDVAARRVKLSNHEEIPYDYLIVATGATHSYFGHNEWAEIAPGLKTLEDAIEIRRRFLLAFEKAEWESDPKRRRALLTFVIIGGGPTGVELAGTMSEVARRMLVKDFKHLDADSIRVILLEGLPRVLPAYPENLSESAKKQLEKLGVEVRVNTRVTGIEPGAVLIGQERIETENIFWAAGVAASPLGATLGVPLDRNGRVEVKVDLSIENHPEVFVIGDLAAVTDAEGKKVPGVAPAAIQMGRHAAKNIQADLKGLPRKPFIYKDRGKLATIGRAAAVADLGRFQFSGLFAWLAWLIVHIYFLIGFDNRLLVLFQWAWAYLGFNRSTRLITYYETQYEPSPKPQKII